From a single Brassica napus cultivar Da-Ae chromosome C9, Da-Ae, whole genome shotgun sequence genomic region:
- the LOC106403344 gene encoding replication protein A 70 kDa DNA-binding subunit D-like: MATKMQIQASKGPNEQSVVFADLKPLKKDVLGQVMDCGDVENIQCTGGKQQKKLEFTLSDINDSRLPCCIWGNLAEKLHYAISQEDGMVTMLLRFAKLGRFRGELQISNAFDASQMIINPSIPEAEAFKELINDDEKTLTSFQSNEDSQEDNNKQVDQLEKRGQRDKWLLFPTKSIQEMITSTQVDRCLVRCTVYAIDMDWAWYYFGCKACNKRVIKTGTKVKKLNGKEITTHIWWCETCKDSVFEVSPRFWLHLMVSDDTGVSKIMILDKVANGIVAESPEKMLNGSWDELEDLTLIPDCITDLIGKNFTFGVYVEKENVAESQETANAVSTPSSKRKEDETIEQGDLSSTSKKPCKRSIKIEMVEEANKKC, from the exons ATGGCTACTAAGATGCAAATCCAAGCATCGAAAGGTCCTAATGAACAATCGGTCGTGTTCGCCGACTTGAAACCCTTGAAAAAAG atgtTCTGGGTCAGGTTATGGATTGTGGTGATGTCGAAAACATTCAGTGTACCGGGGGAAAGCAACAAAAAAAGCTTGAATTCACCCTAAGCGACATCAA TGATTCGCGTTTACCATGCTGCATATGGGGCAACTTAGCCGAGAAACTCCATTATGCAATTAGCCAAGAAGATGGAATGGTTACTATGCTGCTCAGGTTTGCTAAGCTTGGGAGATTTAGAG GAGAACTGCAAATCTCTAATGCATTTGATGCTTCTCAAATGATTATCAACCCGTCAATACCTGAAGCTGAAGCATTTAAAGAATT GATCAATGACGATGAAAAAACTCTAACCTCATTCCAAAGTAATGAAGATAGTCAAGAGGACAACAACAAACAAGTTGATCAGTTAGAGAAGCGAGGACAGCGTGACAAGTGGTTACTCTTTCCCACTAAGAGCATCCAAGAAATGATAACATCAACTCAA GTTGATAGATGCTTGGTGAGATGCACAGTCTATGCCATTGATATGGATTGGGCGTGGTATTACTTTGGTTGTAAAGCATGCAACAAAAGAGTGATCAAAACTGGAACCAAAGTTAAGAAATTGAATGGTAAAGAGATCACCACTCATATTTGGTGGTGTGAGACATGCAAAGACAGTGTTTTCGAAGTTTCACCAAG GTTCTGGCTCCACTTGATGGTCAGTGATGATACGGGCGTCTCGAAAATAATGATCTTAGATAAGGTTGCTAATGGGATTGTTGCTGAATCTCCAGAAAAGATGTTGAATGGAAGCTGGGATGAG CTTGAAGATCTGACCTTAATACCAGATTGTATTACTGATCTGATTGGCAAAAACTTCACATTTGGAGTATATGTTGAGAAAGAGAATGTCGC TGAAAGTCAAGAAACCGCGAATGCTGTTTCTACACCATCAAGTAAGAGAAAAGAAGACGAGACTATTGAGCAGGGTGACCTCAGTTCAACATCCAAGAAACCATGCAAAAGGTCGATCAAGATTGAGATGGTGGAAGAGGCTAATAAGAAATGTTGA
- the LOC106386757 gene encoding uncharacterized protein LOC106386757, with translation MKEDLKRINGLYVTLLLTLYVCAVIVQLEAASETKTCFQKKSPCFLKKQTCPNQCPSFSPPKGSSKACVVDCFNPICKATCRNRKPNCNGRGSACLDPRFIGGDGIVFYFHGKRNEHFALVSDTDLQVNARFIGLRPSGRRRDFTWIQSLGLIFGPNNKTFTLEAQKAATWDHQVDHLRLSFQGKEISLPKGDSSIWTPPGSYIKIERTSDMNSVLVTLPDIAEIWVNVVPVTKEDDTIHKYGRPENDCFAHLEVQFRFLRLSPNVEGVLGRTYREDFQNPAKPGVAMPVVGGEDKYRTSSLLDTSCNACVYSRGSRSSDKIEPLSLNQNTVDCTGGSSSGIGIFCRK, from the exons ATGAAGGAAGATCTAAAGCGCATCAATGGGTTGTACGTTACATTGTTACTAACGCTCTATGTGTGCGCTGTCATTGTACAACTCGAAGCAGCGTCGGAAACAAAGACATGTTTCCAAAAGAAGAGCCCATGCTTCCTTAAGAAGCAGACTTGCCCAAACCAGTGCCCTTCGTTTTCCCCTCCCAAAGGTAGCTCCAAGGCATGCGTCGTAGATTGTTTTAACCCTATATGCAAAGCCACATGCCGAA ATAGAAAGCCTAACTGCAACGGCAGAGGATCAGCATGCTTAGACCCACGATTCATAGGTGGCGACGGCATCGTCTTCTACTTTCACGGCAAACGCAATGAGCATTTCGCACTCGTCTCTGACACTGACCTCCAAGTCAACGCACGCTTCATTGGTCTTAGACCCTCTGGCCGGAGAAGAGACTTCACCTGGATCCAATCTTTGGGTCTGATCTTCGGTCCCAACAACAAAACCTTCACACTCGAGGCCCAAAAGGCTGCGACGTGGGACCACCAAGTGGACCATCTCCGTCTCTCCTTTCAGGGAAAAGAGATTTCATTACCAAAAGGGGATTCGTCTATCTGGACTCCTCCGGGAAGCTATATTAAGATAGAGAGAACTTCAGACATGAACTCCGTGTTGGTCACTTTACCAGACATTGCCGAGATTTGGGTCAACGTTGTTCCAGTCACAAAGGAAGATGACACGATACATAAATACGGGAGACCTGAAAATGACTGTTTTGCCCATCTCGAAGTTCAGTTCCGGTTCTTGAGGTTATCCCCGAACGTGGAGGGCGTTTTAGGAAGAACATACAGAGAGGATTTCCAGAATCCCGCGAAACCAGGGGTGGCCATGCCGGTCGTCGGTGGGGAAGATAAATACAGAACATCTTCGCTTCTTGATACAAGTTGTAATGCTTGTGTTTACTCCCGTGGCTCTAGAAGTTCCGACAAGATCGAGCCGTTGTCGCTGAATCAAAACACTGTTGATTGCACCGGAGGATCGAGCAGTGGTATTGGAATCTTCTGCAgaaaataa